Part of the Streptomyces sp. NBC_01264 genome, GAGGAGTCACCGTGAGGGTCGGAATCGTCGGAGCCACCGGACAGGTCGGCGGAGTCATGCGCGGCATCCTGGCCGAGCGCAAGTTCCCGGTGGACGAGCTGCGGCTGTTCGCCTCGGCCCGTTCGGCCGGCTCCACCCTCGAGTGGGAGGGCCGCGAGATCACCATCGAGGACGCCTCCACGGCCGACTACTCCGGCCTGGACATCGTGCTCTTCTCCGCGGGCGGCGCCACCTCCAAGGCCCTCGCCGAGAAGGTCGCCTCGCAGGGCGCCGTCGTGATCGACAACTCCTCCGCCTGGCGCCGCGACCCCGAGGTCCCCCTCGTCGTCTCCGAGGTCAACCCGCACGCGATTCGGAACCGCCCCAAGGGCATCATCGCGAACCCGAACTGCACCACGATGGCCGCGATGCCGGTGCTGCGCCCGCTGCACGACGAGGCCGGTCTGACCGCGCTGATCGCCACCACCTACCAGGCCGTGTCCGGCTCGGGCCTGGCGGGCGTCGCCGAGCTCAAGGGCCAGGCCTGCGCGGTGTCCGAGGCCGCCGACCAGCTGACCTTCGACGGCGACGCGGTGCAGTTCCCGGAGCCGGCCGTCTACAAGCGTCCGATCGCCTACAACGTGATCCCGCTCGCGGGCTCGATCGTCGACGACGGCTCCTTCGAGACCGACGAGGAGCAGAAGCTCCGCAACGAGTCCCGCAAGATCCTGGAGATCCCGGAGCTCAAGGTCTCGGGCACCTGCGTGCGCGTGCCGGTCTTCGCCGGCCACTCCCTCCAGGTCAACGTCCGCTTCGACCGTCCGCTGAGCGTCGAGCGCGCCTACGAGCTGCTGAAGGACGCCCCGGGCGTCGAGCTCTCGGAGATCCCGACCCCGCTGCAGGCCGCCGGCAAGGACGCCTCCTACGTGGGCCGCATCCGCGTCGACGAGACCACCGAGAACGGCCTCGCGCTGTTCCTCTCCAACGACAACCTCCGCAAGGGCGCCGCGCTGAACGCGGTCCAGATCGCGGAGCTGGTCGCGGAGGAGCTGCGCGGCTGATCCCGCTCGCACCGGCGAAGGGCGGCACCGTGACGGTGCCGCCCTTCGGCGTTCTTGCCTGCCCTTCGGCGTTTCCGCCCCTTCGGGGTTTGCGCCCCGCGGCGCCCCTAAGCCCGGCGGACCTCGAAGAGGTAGCAGCCGAACTCGGCCGCGCGGACGTGGACGAGCGCGGTCCGCGGGTCGGCGAAGGCCTCCGTCAGCGCCCGCCCGACCACCGCGTCCGGGTCCTCGGCGAGGTCGAGCACCCGTCCGCCGAGGATGTGGCCCTCGGCGTCGTAGCGGCGGGCCGTGCGCAGGGCGCCGGGGTGGCCGAAGGGGAGGCCGGTCAGCGGGGCCGGTCCGCCGCAGTCGGCGGCGTGGATGAACACCGGGCCCTGTTCGTCGTAGGCCCCGGGGTCGGCGCCCGTCTCGGCGGCCCAGCGGCGCAGCGGGGCGTACGCGACGAGGGCGATCCGTTCGCCGGGGACGCTGCGGCGCAGGCAGCAGCGCAGCGGAGCGCCGCCCTCCGGGTCCTCGTACGGGGTGCAGGGCCGCCCGGCGTCGTCGAGGGTGCGCAGGCGGGAGAGGGCGGCGGGGGCGATGGCGAGCACGGTGTGGGTGGTCACGTGGGTGGTCATGACGTCCAGGGTGCTCCGGCGGAACGGGCGGAGCTGGCAGAAATCAGACGTCGAGTTTTCGCCCGTGGATTACTCCGGCGCGATGGCCCGGCCCGCGTGGAAGGATGGGCGGGAATGTCACCATCGAAGGAGATGACCGCGTGCCAGGCACGAATCTGACCCGTGAAGAGGCTCAGCAGCGCGCGAAGCTGCTCAGTGTCGACTCGTACGAGATCGAGCTCGATCTCAGCGGAGCGCAGGAGGGCGGCACGTACCCCTCCGTGACCACCGTGCGCTTCCAGTCCGCCGAGGCCGGCGCCGAGACCTTCATCGACCTGGTCGCCCCGGCCGTGCACGAGGTCGTCCTCAACGGCAAGTCCCTCGACGTGGCCGCCGTCTTCCGGGATTCCCGGATCGCGCTCGCCCACCTCGCGGCCGGGGCCAACGAGCTCCGCGTCGTCGCCGACTGCGCCTACACCAACACCGGTGAGGGTCTGCACCGCTTCGTCGACCCGGTCGACGAGCAGGCCTACCTGTACACCCAGTTCGAGGTCCCGGACGCGCGCCGCGTGTTCGCGAGCTTCGAGCAGCCCGACCTGAAGGCGACGTTCCGGTTCACCGTGACGGCCCCCGCGGGCTGGACGGTCATCTCGAACTCCCCGACGCCCGAGGTGCCCGCCGACAACGTCTGGCGCTTCGAGCCCACCCCGCGCATCTCCACGTACATCACGGCCCTGATCGTCGGCCCCTACCACGCGGTGCACAGCTCCTACGAGGGTGCGGACGGGCAGTCCGTCCCGCTCGGCATCTACTGCCGGCCCTCGCTCGCCGAGTTCCTCGACGCCGACGAGATCTTCGACGTGACCCGGCAGGGCTTCACCTGGTTCCAGGAGAAGTTCGCGTACGACTACCCCTTCGCGAAGTACGACCAGCTCTTCGTGCCGGAGTTCAACGCGGGCGCGATGGAGAACGCGGGCGCGGTCACCATCCGCGACCAGTACGTCTTCCGCTCGAAGGTGACGGACGCGGCGTGCGAGACGCGCGCCGAGACCATCCTGCACGAGCTCGCGCACATGTGGTTCGGCGACCTCGTCACCATGGAGTGGTGGAACGACCTGTGGCTGAACGAGTCGTTCGCCACCTACACCTCCATCGCCTGCCAGGCGTACGCGGAGGGCTCGAAGTGGCCGCACGCCTGGACCTCCTTCGCCAACTCCATGAAGACCTGGGCGTACCGGCAGGACCAGCTGCCCTCCACGCACCCGATCATGGCCGACATCCGTGACCTGGACGACGTCCTGGTCAACTTCGACGGCATCACGTACGCCAAGGGCGCCTCCGTCCTCAAGCAGCTCGTGGCCTACGTCGGCCAGGACGCCTTCTTCAAGGGCGTGCAGGCCTATTTCAAGGCGCACGCCTTCGGGAACACGCGCCTGTCGGACCTGCTGGGCGCGCTGGAGGAGACCTCCGGCCGCGATCTGACCGCCTGGTCGAAGGCGTGGCTGGAGACGGCCGGCATCAACATCCTGCGCCCGGAGATCGAGACGGACGAGAACGGCGCCATCACCGCCTTCGCCGTCCGCCAGGAGGCCCCGGCGCTGCCCGCCGGCGCCAAGGGCGAGCCCGTTCTGCGCCCGCACCGCATCGCGGTCGGCCTGTACGAGCTGACCGACGGCAAGCTGGTGCGCGGCGAGCGGATCGAGCTGGACATCGACGGCGACCTGACGGCCGTGCCGGAGCTGATCGGCCGGACCCGTCCGGCCGTGGTCCTGCTGAACGACGACGACCTGTCGTACGCCAAGGTCCGCCTCGACGAGGTGTCCCTGGCCAACGTCACCGCGCACCTGGGTGACTTCACCGAGTCGCTGCCGCGCGCGCTGTGCTGGGCCTCGGCCTGGGACATGACCCGCGACGGAGAACTGGCCACCCGCGACTACCTCGCCCTCGTCCTGTCGGGCATCGGCAAGGAGTCGGACATCGGCGTCGTCCAGTCGCTGCACCGCCAGGTCAAGCTGGCCGTGGAGCTGTACGCCGACCCGGCCTGGCGCGACCAGGGCCTGGCCGTCTGGACGGAGGCCACGCTGGAGCACCTGCGCGCGGCCGAGCCGGGCAGCGACCACCAGCTGGCGTGGGCCCGCGCCTTCGCGGCGACGGCCCGCACCGAGGAGCAGCTGGCCTACCTGTCGGCGCTGCTGGACGGGTCGGCCGAGCTCAAGGGCCTGGCGGTGGACACCGAGCTGCGCTGGGCGTTCCTGGAGCGCTTGGTCGCCACGGGCGTCGCCGACGAGCCGGCCATCGCGGCCGAGCTGGAGCGGGACAAGACGGCGGCGGGCGAGCGGCACGCGGCGACGGCCCGTGCGGCGCGTCCCACGGCGGAGGCCAAGGCGGAGGCGTGGGCCTCGGTCGTGGAGAGCGACTCGCTCCCGAACGCGGTGCAGGACGCGGTGATCGGGGGCTTCGTCCAGACCGACCAGCGCGAGCTCCTGGCCCCGTACACGGAGAAGTACTTCGCGGCGGTCAAGGAGGTCTGGGAGACCCGTAGCCACGAGATCGCCCAGCAGATCGCGGTGGGGCTCTACCCGTCCCTCCAGGTCTCCGCGGAGACCCTCGCGGTGACGGACGCCTGGCTGGCCTCGGCCGAGCCGAACGCGGCGCTGCGGCGGCTCGTCTCCGAGTCCCGCGCGGGCGTGGAGCGCGCGCTGCGCGCCCAGGCGTCCGACGCGGCTGCCGCAGCCCAGGGCTGACCAGAGCCCGGACGCCGGGCGGTGCCGGACCCTCCGGCCCCGCCCGGCCCCGTGCCCTGCGGGCCGCCCACCCCCGGCAGCGGCTACGGCCGGGCCGCGGCGACGGCTCGTAGGGCCGCCAGGACGTGGGCCACGGCCGGGGCCGACTCCGAGCCCCGCCGCAGGGCGGCGACGACGTGCCGGGTCGGCCGGTCGTGGGGCAGGTCGCGGACGGCGACTCCCGCCGCGCGGCTCGCCACCATGCGGGGCACCAGCGCCACGCCCATGCCCGCCTCGACCATGGCCAGGATCGCGGTCCAGCCGGAAGCCGAGTGCGCCTGCTCGGGCACGAACCCCGCCGCCTCGCACGCATGGCGGGTGATCTCCGACCAGGGCCCGGAGCCACCGTAGATCCAGGGGTCCCCGGACAGGTCCGCGAGCCGCAGCTCGCCGGCTCCGGCCAGCGGGTGGTCCGGGGGCAAGGCCACGTCGAGGGGGTCCTCCAGCAGGGTCCGGCGGGTGAAGCGCGGGTCACGGGCGGTCGGGGCGTGCGCCGCGAGGGAGAGCGCGAGGTCGACGCCCCCGGCGGACAGCAGCTCGTAGGACTCGGCCGCCTCGGTCTCCCGTACGCGTACCTCCACGCCGGGGTGCGAGCGCCTCAGGGCGGCGACCGCCGGGACCACGAGGACCGGTACGGCGGTGGAGAAGGCCCCGACCCGCACCTCGCCCGCCTCCCCCGCGAGGTATCCGGTGAGTTCCGCGTCGGCCCGCTCCAGCTGCGCGAACACCGCCTCCGCGTGCCGCAGTACGAGGTGGGCGGCGTCGGTGAGCCGGACCCGCCGGCCCTGGGCCTCCAGCAGCGGGACCCCCAGCATCCGGGCCAGGTTGGTCAGCTGCTGCGAAACGGCCGAGGGCGTCATGTGCAGCGCCTCGGCCGTCGCGGTCACGGTCCCCCGTTCGGCGAGGGTCCGCAGGATCCGCAGCTTCTTGATGTCCCACTCGATCATGGGACCGAACTTACCGCCGGGCACCCAGACCCACGCCGCCCAGGATCAGCGCCATGCAGAGGAGCTGCGTCGGCCCGGTCGTCTCGCCGAGGAGCAGCAGGCCGAGGCCCGCGACGCAGACCGGCTGGAGGTAGTAGACGACTCCGGCGCGGGCGGCGCCGATCATCGAAACGGCCTTGTTCCAGGCGAAGAAGGCGACGGCGGAGGAGAAGACGCCGACGTACAGGAGCATTCCGGCGGTGGAGGGGGTGACCTGGAAGCCGCCCTGGACCCCGACGGACACCGCGTAGGCCGGGGCGAGCATCAGCGCGCCGAGGACGAAGGTGGTCAGCAGGAAGGCGAGGCCGCCCAGTTCGGCGGGCTTGCGCTTGAGGAGCGCGCTGTACGTGGCGAAGGACAGGGCGGCGCCGAACATCCACAGGTCTCCTGCGGCGAAGTCGAAGCGGATCGATCCCTTGCCGACCAGCAGGAGCACGCCGAGGGCGGCGAGGGCCAGTCCGAAGGTGCGCCGGGCTCCGAGCTTCTCGCCGCCGAGCCGGGCGTACAGGGCCATGATGACCGGCGCGGCAGCCATGATCATGCCCATGTTGGAGGCGGAGGTGGTCAGGCCGGCCTGGTGGACGAGGGTGTTGTAGAGGGTGACGCCGAAGAGGGTGGCCAGAGCGACGTAGCCGAAGTGCTTGCGGATCAGGGCCCGCTGCTGCCAGGCCTGCCGGGCGGCGAAGGGGGCGATGGCCACGGTGGCGATCACCCAGCGCCAGAAGACGGCCTGGACGGGCGGGATGCTGTCGGCCATGCCGCGGGTGGCGACGAAGCTGCCGGACCAGACGACCGTCGCGAGCAGGGCGAGGAGCACGCCGAGACCGGCGGCCCCCTTCTTCGCCTTGCCGGGCACTGCTTCCTGCGGGACGGTGCGGACTCGGTCCATGACGGCCACGGTGTGTCTCCCCCTCGGGGTTCGGAGTGTCGGTTCGTCGGTCTACCGTCGCACCGGTCCACCCGTCAGGTCCATCGAAACATTTCGATGGGTTTCTTCAGCAGAACTGAACGGTTCGGCCTTCGGCCGCGGCGCGCCCGCCGAGCCCGCCGCGAGCTGCCCCGCGACGGTGGCACCGAAGGCGATCACCATGCCCAGCACCTGCACCGGAGACAGCGCCTGCCCCAGGGCGGCCCAGCCGATGACGGCGGCGGTGAGCGGCGAGAGCGGGCCGAGGAGGGTGACCGACGTGGCGGTGAGCTGCCCGATGCCGCGGAACCAGAGCCAGTACGCGATGCCGGTGTTGATCAGCATCATGTAGCCGTAGCCGAGGAAGGCCTTGCCGTCGAGCGCCGGCGGCGCCCCTTCCACCAGCGCGGCGACCGGGATGATGATCAGGCCGCCCGCGGTGAGCTGCCAGCCGGTCATGGCCAGGGGGCCGACGCCCTCCGGCCGCCCCCACCGCTTGGTCATGACGGTGCCCGCACCCATCGAGGCGGAGGAGACGACGCCGGCCACCACCCCGACCAGGTCGAGCCGCGCCTCCGCGGTCAGCACGACCATGCTGACGCCGAAGGCCGCCACGACGGCGGCGAGCACGGTCCGCAGCCGGGCCCGCTCGCCCAGGAGCAGGGCGGCGAGCCCCACGACGAAGAGCGGTCCGGCGGAGCCCAGTACCGCCGCGACCCCGCCGGGCAGGCGGTAGGCGGAGAGGAACAGGAGCGGGAAGAAGGCGCCGATGTTGAGCCCGCCGAGGACGGCCGCCTTCCACCACCACCGCCCCGTGGGCAGCTTCCGCGCGAGGGCCGTGAGGAGCAGTCCGGCGGGCAGGGCGCGCATCACGCCGGTGAACAGCGGCCGGTCGGGCGGCAGCAGCTCGGAGGCCACGGCGTAGGTGGAGCCCCAGGAGATGGGGGCGAGGGCGGTCAGGGCGAGGGTGGTGATGCGCTTCACGGCGGTGCTCCTCCGGCAGGGACGAGTAGCTCGAGTGAGTGACACAAGCGAGTAGCTCACTTGGAAGTAGCTTAGCGCTAAGCTACTTTTCCGCAAGCAACTTTCTTGCCAACGAATCTGCGGAAGCCGGATACTGCGCCCATGACCGACAAGGACCCCGTCGACGCGGTCGACGCGATCACCGACCAGTGGTTCGCGGTGCGACCCGATCTGGACACCACGCCCATGGCCGTCTTCGGCCGGATCTACCGGATCTCCAAAGCCATGGGCGACGCGATGGAGAAGGCCTACGGGCGCTACGGGATCTCGCGCGGGGAGTTCGACGTCGTGGCCACGCTGCGCCGGAGCGGAACCCCGTACACGCTCTCGCCCCGCCAGCTCTCGGCCACGCTGATGCTCACCACGGGCGGGATGACGGGACGGCTCGACAAGCTGGAGAAGGCCGGACTGCTCTGCCGCAACCCCGATCCGGACGACCGCCGGGGGCTCCGGGTGACCATCACCGACCGGGGCCTCGCGCTCATCGACGAGGCGGTCGGGGCGGGGCTGGAGGTGCAGCGCGAGGCGCTCACCGGGCTGGACGAGGCGGAGATCACGGCGCTCACCGCCCTGCTGCGCAAGGTGATGGCGGGGGTTCCGTAGGGAATCCGGGCCACGGAACCGGGTCCGGGGTACGACAAGGCGCCGGGTGTCCTCACGGACCCCCGGCGCCTTCGTTCAGTCTTCGGTCAGCTCTCGTTCTGCGTCTTGCGCGACTTGTCGCCGACCATCACCAGACCGGCGATGACCAGGAACAGCACGATCGGCGCGGCCACGTAGAGGCCGAGCGTCTCGGCGACGCTCAGGCCCGGACCCGGGTCGTCGCCGTCGTCACGGGTGAGCGCGAGGGCGGGAGACGTCATCAGCAGCATCATCAGCGTCGTTCCGGCCGTGACGGCGCCGGCGCGCAGAGCGTTCTTCTTGTCCACGGTGCAAACGTAGCGAACACCTAAACGCCGCGCGCGCCCGGGGGTGCCGTACGGGTGCCCGCGGCCCCCCGCACCGCCCCCAGCAGGGCGTTCGCCCGCGCCGAGGCGGCCAGCGCCTCCAGGCTCAGCGGCCGCCCCTCCGCGTCGGCCACCGGGAGCCTCCAGTTGGGGTACTGGTCCCAGGTGCCGGGCAGGTTCTGCGGGCGCCGGTCGCCCACCGCGTCGGGCAGCCACACCCCGACCAGCCGGGCCGGGGTGCGCAGCAGGAACGCGTACAGGGCCCGTACGGCGGCCTCCTCGCCCTTGGTGTCGAGCCCGAGGTCCTCCAGTACGTCCAGCCAGCGCGCGGTGTCGGCGGAGTCCTCGGCCCGCTCCCGCTCGGCCGGCCGGGTCAGCAGGCCGAGCCGGTCGCGCAGTTCCACGTGGGAGCCGGCCAGTTTGGCGGCCGTGGGCGGCAGGTCGTGGGTGGTCACGGTGGCCAGGCAGTCGGCCCGCCAGCGCTCCGGCTCCAGCGGCTCCCCGTCGCCGCCCCAGTCCCGCTCGAACCACAGCACCGAGGTGCCCAGCACCCCGCGCCGGGCCAGCGCCTGACGGACCCCCGGCTGCACGGTGCCGAGGTCCTCGCCGATGACCAGGGCTCCGGCCCGGTGCGCCTCCAGGACCAGCAGGGCGAGCATCGCCTCCCCGTCGTACGCGACGTACGCGCCTTCGGCGGGCGGGGCCCCTTCCGGGATCCACCAGAGCCGGAAGAGTCCCATGACGTGGTCGATCCGCAGGGCGCCCGCGTACCGGAACACCCCCCGCAGCAGCGCCCGCAGCGGCGCGTACCCGGTGGCGGCCAGCCGGTCGGGCCGCCACGGGGGCAGTCCCCAGTCCTGGCCGCGCGCGTTGAAGGCGTCCGGTGGGGCGCCGACGGAGACGGCCCGGGCATAGTGCGGGGCTCCGAAGGGGGCGCCGGTGGCGTCCGAGCCCTCCGGGTGCACCCCGACGGCCAGGTCGTGCACGATGCCGACCGCCATCCCGGCCTCCTTGGCCGCACGCTGGGCGGCGGCGAGCTGGGCGTCCGTCAGCCAGACCAGCCAGCGGTGGAAGTCGGCCCGGGCCTGCGGATCCTCCCCGGCGTGCCCGGCGCACCAGGCGGCGTGCCGGTCCAGCTCCGCGCCCTGCGCGGCACGGAACCTCCCGTAGTCCGCGTCCCGTTCGGGGGTCCGCGGGACGGCGTACAGCAGCTCCAGGGCGGCCCGCTTGAGGGCCCAGACGGCGTCCCGGTCGATCAGCGCCCCCTTCTCCAGCACCTCGCACCTCAACTGCGCACCCCGGTCGGCCAGTTCCGCGAGGGCGGCCCGCTCCGGGCAGTCGGCGTACTCGGGGACGTCCTCGATCCGCAGGTGCACCGGGTCGGGGAAGCGGCGCGAGGAGGGCCGGTACGGGGAGGGGTCGGTCGGGGTGCCGGGCACGGCCGCGTGCAGCGGGTTGACCTGGACGAAGCCGGCTCCGTGGACACGGCCCGCCCAGCGCGCCAGCTCCGCCAGGTCGCCCAGGTCGCCCATGCCCCAGGAGCGTTCGGAGAGCACCGAGTAGAGCTGGACGAGCAGCCCGTGGGTACGTTCGGGGGCCGCCGGGGCCCGGTCGGGGGCCACGATCAGGGTGGCGGTCGCGGTGCGGCCGTCGGGGGCCTCCGCGTGGATCAGGTGCACGCCCAGCGGCGGCTCCCCCGCGTCGGCCGCGCTCCAGGGCACCGCGCGGCCCGCCGCCTCCGGGGCCCGGGCCGAGTCCGCCTCCGAGTCCGCGGCAGATTCCGCCTCCGCCTCCGCCTCCAGCAGGGTCCGCGTCCCCGGGGGCAGGGCGGCCAGCTCCACGGGGGGCCGGGAGCCGGCCCACCACACCAGCACGCGCGGCAGCAGCCGGTGCGCCGCTTCGCGTTCGGCCGCGGCCAGGTCCGCGCGCAGGGACTCCGGGGTGTCCGTGTTCACCCCCAACCGCCGCAGTACGGCGGCGACGGTGGCCTCCGGGACCCGGAGGGTGACGTCCTCGGCGGGCTGGTAGGTGGTGGCGACTCCGTACAGGGCCGCGAGCCGGGCGAGGTCGTCCATCTGGTTCCTTGTCCTCTAGTCACCCGCGGCGGCCGCCGCGGCATGGGTGGTCGGCTCGCTGGTCAGCGGGGCCTCGCAGGCGAGCGGGGGCTCACTGGTCAGCGGCGCGTGCGCGGCGTCGGCGAGCGACGGCTCGCTGGTCAGGGTCCGCTCGTTGGGGTCGGACTGCGCCGGCAGGTGGGCGAGCGGCGGGCGCCGTTTGGGGGCGGATATGGCGGTGGTGGCGCTCTTCGTCTTCGCGGCCTTGATGTTCACCGGCAGGCACTCCTTCGTGAGTGAGGATCCGTCAGGACCCGTGAATGGGTCCCACTGTGTCGGTCCGCGCGCCGCACGCGCACCACCGACAGCGGAAATTCTCCTGTGCGGGCCGTGAATTCGCACAGACGTGCCTGCGTTCGCGCCGCGCACAGGAGGTGTTGCCGAGCTCCGCGCCGATCACCGCGCGTCCGGAGCCATCGGCCCTGGCGTGCGGGAACGTCGGGAACACCCTCCGGCGCGCGGACCGGAGAACATCCCCTCCCTACCCAGTCGGCCGCACCGCATTCCTGGCCGATCCAGGTCAGATCACCCGCCGGCGTTGACACCCCGGCCGTACGGATGGTGGGCTCTGGCTCATTCGTACGAGCGGGGGACGACTCGGGACGGGGTGGCTCCGTGCACAGTAGGGGCAGCAAGCGGGCCACGGCCACGGCCGCGGCGGTCGCCGTCATCGGTGCGCTGCTCAGCGGCTCGGCGGTAGTGGGTCCCCCCACCGGCTTCGCCGCGCCGACCGCACCGGACTCGCCCACCGCCCCGGACGCGGGAGCGGCCCCCGCGCCCCCCATGACTCCCGCGGCGCTGCGCGAACCCGCGGCCGCCCCCGTGCTCGACCCCGGCTCCGATCCGGTGCGCTCCGCCGCCGAGGGGCCCGCGGTGCATCCCCGGCCGCAGTCGATGACCGCTGACCCGGCGCGCGCGGTGCCGCTGGGCGCCGAGGCCGTCCTGGTGCTGCCCGCGGGCGTGGACCCGTACGCCGTCCAGGTGGTGCGCGACGCCCTGCACGGGGCGGGCGTACGGACCCTGCACGAGCGGGCCGACGGGGAACCGCTGCCCGCGACCGGGACCGTCGTACGGCTCCAGGGGCACGGCGACGGGGACACGGAGCGGGCGCTGCGGGCGCTCGGCGCGAACGCGGCCGGCGACCTGCCGGCGGGCGGCTACCGGCTGGCGGTGGGCCGGGCCGAGGGGCGGGACACGGTCGCGCTGGCCGGCGTGGGCGAGGACGGCCTGTTCCACGCGGCGCAGACACTGCGCCAACTGCTCGCCGGGAGCGGCGGGAAGGTGCCCGGGGTCCTCGTGCGGGACTGGCCGTCCGCACCGGTGCGCGGGATCACGGAGGGGTTCTACGGGACTCCGTGGACGGCCACCCAGCGGCTCGCGCAGGTGGACTTCATGGGCGCCACCAAGCTGAACCGGCTGCTGCTGGCGCCCGGTGACGACCCGTACCGGACCACGGAGTGGCGCCGCGACTACCCGGCGGCGCAGGCCGCGGAACTGCGGAAGCTGGCCGACCGGGCGCGCTCCAACAAGGTGGTGCTCGCCTGGGCGGTGGCGCCCGGGCAGTCGATGTGCCTGGCCTCCTCGGCGGACCGGGCGGCGCTCGCCCGCAAACTGGACGCCATGTGGGACCTCGGATTCCGTGCGTTCCAGCTGCAGTTCCAGGACGTCAGCTACACCGAGTGGGGCTGCCGGGACGACCGCGAGCGGTACGGCAGGGGCCCGGCGGCGGCCGCGAAGGCGCACGCGGAGGTGGCGGGCGAGCTGGCCGCGCACCTGGCCCGGCGCTATCCGGGGGCGCCCGCGCTGTCGCTGCTGCCGACGGAGTACTACCAGGAGGGCTCGACGCCCTACCGGACCGCGCTGGCCGGGGCCCTGGACGCCCGGGTGGAGGTGGCCTGGACGGGCGTCGGCGTGGTGCCGCGCACGATCACCGGGCAGGAGATGAGCGGGGCGCGCTCCGCACTCGGGCAGCACCCGCTGGTCACCATGGACAACTACCCGGTCAACGACTGGGACCCGGGCCGGATCTTCCTCGGCCCGTACGCGGGACGGGACGCCGTGGTCGCGGGCGGTTCCGCCGCCGTGCTGGCCAACGCGATGCCCCAGGGCACGCTGTCGCGCATCCCGCTGTTCACGGCGGCGGACTTCACCTGGAACCCGCGCGGCTACCGGGCCTCCGACTCCTGGGCGGCGGCCGTGGCCTCGCTCGCCGGACCCGACCCCAAGGCCCGGGAGGCCTTGGCGGCGCTGGCCGGGAACAACGCCTCCTCCGGCCTCGCCCAGCCCGAGTCGGCCTACCTGGTCCCGCTGACGGAGGAGTTCTGGCGGGCCCGCAGCTCCGGCGACCCGGCGGCGGGCGACCGGCTGCGCGCCGCCTTCCGCGTGCTGCGCGAGGCACCGGACCGGCTGCC contains:
- a CDS encoding beta-N-acetylglucosaminidase domain-containing protein translates to MHSRGSKRATATAAAVAVIGALLSGSAVVGPPTGFAAPTAPDSPTAPDAGAAPAPPMTPAALREPAAAPVLDPGSDPVRSAAEGPAVHPRPQSMTADPARAVPLGAEAVLVLPAGVDPYAVQVVRDALHGAGVRTLHERADGEPLPATGTVVRLQGHGDGDTERALRALGANAAGDLPAGGYRLAVGRAEGRDTVALAGVGEDGLFHAAQTLRQLLAGSGGKVPGVLVRDWPSAPVRGITEGFYGTPWTATQRLAQVDFMGATKLNRLLLAPGDDPYRTTEWRRDYPAAQAAELRKLADRARSNKVVLAWAVAPGQSMCLASSADRAALARKLDAMWDLGFRAFQLQFQDVSYTEWGCRDDRERYGRGPAAAAKAHAEVAGELAAHLARRYPGAPALSLLPTEYYQEGSTPYRTALAGALDARVEVAWTGVGVVPRTITGQEMSGARSALGQHPLVTMDNYPVNDWDPGRIFLGPYAGRDAVVAGGSAAVLANAMPQGTLSRIPLFTAADFTWNPRGYRASDSWAAAVASLAGPDPKAREALAALAGNNASSGLAQPESAYLVPLTEEFWRARSSGDPAAGDRLRAAFRVLREAPDRLPALAEEAGPWLSRLARYGAAGELALDVLQAQARGDGAAAWRASQAFTTARAALSGAETARVDEAVLDPFLARAAAEADAWTGAARPQGTVTRQADAFTVALSTARPVSVVTVMTDPLPPGSRGAAIEAHVPGEGWRKVAEAAASGWTQADVGGLRADAFRLVWSGPAPAVHSVVPWTADGPEARFELPQSVDAEIGGAPQRIPAQLSALRPGEVRGPLSATPPPGISVRLPQTAAAARGTTAVVPVEVTVAAGTAPGTYEVPVTFGSERHTLKVRAFPRTAGPNLLRSAVASSSADETPAFPASGVLDDSPGTRWSSPAQDGAWWQAELPAPARIGLLRLRWQEAYPSRFRVETSADGVAWHPSATVASRGGVDSVHLDPVAAPARFVRVTCETRATRYGCSLLAAEAFAVAP
- a CDS encoding 4-alpha-glucanotransferase — encoded protein: MDDLARLAALYGVATTYQPAEDVTLRVPEATVAAVLRRLGVNTDTPESLRADLAAAEREAAHRLLPRVLVWWAGSRPPVELAALPPGTRTLLEAEAEAESAADSEADSARAPEAAGRAVPWSAADAGEPPLGVHLIHAEAPDGRTATATLIVAPDRAPAAPERTHGLLVQLYSVLSERSWGMGDLGDLAELARWAGRVHGAGFVQVNPLHAAVPGTPTDPSPYRPSSRRFPDPVHLRIEDVPEYADCPERAALAELADRGAQLRCEVLEKGALIDRDAVWALKRAALELLYAVPRTPERDADYGRFRAAQGAELDRHAAWCAGHAGEDPQARADFHRWLVWLTDAQLAAAQRAAKEAGMAVGIVHDLAVGVHPEGSDATGAPFGAPHYARAVSVGAPPDAFNARGQDWGLPPWRPDRLAATGYAPLRALLRGVFRYAGALRIDHVMGLFRLWWIPEGAPPAEGAYVAYDGEAMLALLVLEAHRAGALVIGEDLGTVQPGVRQALARRGVLGTSVLWFERDWGGDGEPLEPERWRADCLATVTTHDLPPTAAKLAGSHVELRDRLGLLTRPAERERAEDSADTARWLDVLEDLGLDTKGEEAAVRALYAFLLRTPARLVGVWLPDAVGDRRPQNLPGTWDQYPNWRLPVADAEGRPLSLEALAASARANALLGAVRGAAGTRTAPPGARGV